Below is a genomic region from Methanobacterium sp..
GAATTGCAGATAAAGCGGTAAGTTATTTCATCCCAACTGTTTTAACTATAGCAATTGCGGCATTTCTATTCTGGTACTTCTTATCAGGAGCTACCCTTCTTTTCGCACTTACTGTGCTGATCTCCATTCTTGTTGTGGCATGTCCATGTGCACTTGGGCTTGCATCACCTACAGCCATAACTGTAGGCATTGGACGGGGAGCAGAGCTTGGAATATTGATTAAAAATGGTGAAGCCCTCGAGATATCTGAAAAGCTTACCACTATAGTGTTTGATAAAACAGGTACACTTACCAAAGGCAAGCCTGAGGTTACAGATATAGCCCCAATTGGAACTGATAACAGAGAATTATTAAAACTCGCTGCCAGTGTTGAAAAAAATTCACAGCACCCCCTTGCAGAAGCCGTGGTAAAAAAAGCACTGGAAAAAAATATAGAAATAGAAACAAGCCAGAATTTCGATACCTTTGGAGGAAAAGGGGTAAAAGCAGTGGTAGAAGGTAAAGAAATTATAATAGGAAATAGAACCTTGTTTAAAGATAGAAATATTACAATACCCAACGAAGCTGAAGAAAAACTGTCTAAATTTGAAAATGAAGGCAAAACAGCAGTTTTAGTTGCTGCAGATAACTCATTATCCGGAGCAATTGCTATAGCGGATACATTAAAAGAAACCACCAAAGATGCAATTGGAAAGCTCAAAGAAATGGGCCTTAAAGTGGTCATGATAACTGGAGACAACAAACAAACAGCCGGTGCAATTGCAAAGCAGGTTGGAATTGAAAATGTAATTGCAGAAGTGCTGCCCCAAGATAAATCCGAAGAGGTTAAGAGGCTTCAAGAGGAGGGTGAAGTTGTAGCCTTCGTTGGTGATGGTATTAACGATGCTCCCGCACTAGCACAATCTGATGTCGGAATAGCCATAGGAAGTGGTACAGATGTAGCTATAGAAAGCGGTGAAATTGTCCTTATAAAAAACGACATCATGGATGCACTTGCTGGTATTCAGCTAAGTAAAAAAGTGATGGGAAGGATAAAGGAGAACTTATTCTGGGCCTTTGCATACAACTCCGTGCTTATTCCTGTTGCAGCAGGGGTGCTCTACCCGTTCTTTGGAATTACATTCAGGCCAGAATTTGCAGGGCTTGCAATGGCACTTAGTTCAGTATCTGTTTTAACTCTTTCACTGTTATTAAAAGGATACGTACCTCCTGCAAAGAAAGAGAAAGCAGAAATAATCAAATAAGTTTATTATTAAACTTTGTTTTTGATCAACCTTTTTAGAAAAAAGGTTGAAGGGTATGTACCTCCTGCAAAGAAAGAGAAAACAGCTCAGTGAAATCCAGAAAAGTGTGTAGAATAATTGAACACTCTATTTTTCTTCTATTTTTATCAGTTAAAAAATAATATTAATTTCTTTGATCATATTAAAAAATTAATTTTAAAGTTAGTTTTTGAGTAGTCTGATTTAAAACTGTCAAATTGAGGTGAAAAAATGGCTTTAGATCCGGTATGCATGATGGAAGTGGATGAAAAATCTGCAAAAAATGTAAGCGAATATAAAGGGAAGAAATACTATTTCTGCGCTCCACTTTGTAAAAAAAAGTT
It encodes:
- a CDS encoding heavy metal translocating P-type ATPase — encoded protein: MAEPSKKKAEIKVSGMHCASCALNVEKSLKNLEGVEEAQVNIGTEKATVEYDPEKLKLAELENAIEDAGYGVANEHVILKIGGMSCVMCVKAIEEALGKLDGISDVNVNLTSEKAYVTYNSEITTVTDMKNTIEDLGYQYLGIEGEKTEELEEEVRSKDLKDKRNRIIVGFGFSIPLMALMYLNIPLPIPMPYFMLIVSILPFIYVSYPIFTAGLRSLKNRNLDMDVMYSMGIGVAYGSSLLGTFNIILTQQFLFYETALMLAAFLALGRYLEARAKGQTSTAIKKLIGLQAKTATVIRSGSEMEIPIEDVQMGDTVVVKPGEKIPADGEVVSGESYVDESAITGEPIPAFKNNGKTVVGGTINQNGVLRFKALKIGKDTVLSQIIKLVENAQGSRPPVQRIADKAVSYFIPTVLTIAIAAFLFWYFLSGATLLFALTVLISILVVACPCALGLASPTAITVGIGRGAELGILIKNGEALEISEKLTTIVFDKTGTLTKGKPEVTDIAPIGTDNRELLKLAASVEKNSQHPLAEAVVKKALEKNIEIETSQNFDTFGGKGVKAVVEGKEIIIGNRTLFKDRNITIPNEAEEKLSKFENEGKTAVLVAADNSLSGAIAIADTLKETTKDAIGKLKEMGLKVVMITGDNKQTAGAIAKQVGIENVIAEVLPQDKSEEVKRLQEEGEVVAFVGDGINDAPALAQSDVGIAIGSGTDVAIESGEIVLIKNDIMDALAGIQLSKKVMGRIKENLFWAFAYNSVLIPVAAGVLYPFFGITFRPEFAGLAMALSSVSVLTLSLLLKGYVPPAKKEKAEIIK
- a CDS encoding YHS domain-containing protein, with amino-acid sequence MALDPVCMMEVDEKSAKNVSEYKGKKYYFCAPLCKKKFEEEPEKYAKE